Part of the Bacteriovorax stolpii genome, TGATCCTGCAATGAACTAAGTCTTGCCACCATACATTGCATTGCTGTTAGCTGGGAGAGCATTTGTGACAGAAGGTCCTGGGTCATCTGAAAGCCGGCAATCGGCCGGTCAAATTGACGCCTCTTCATGGTGTAATCAAGTGTATGCTCATAGGCCCCACGAGCACAGCCAACGGCTTGCCAGGCAACACCTGCTCGGGTCATCTTGAGCACTCGTGCTGTGTCTTTAAAACTATTGGCCCTCTGAAGCCTGCGCTCTTCGCTCACTTTGACGTTCTTCATTCTGATGATCGCATTTTGTACGATCCTTAGAGACATTTTATCTTCAATCTTTTCTGTTTCTAATCCATTGGTGTTGCGATCGACGATAAAACCTTTTACTTGATGATCGTCTTCATCTTTGGCCCAGATGATAATAATATCAGCAAACGTAGCATTCCCAATCCACTTCTTTTCACCATTAATCGTCCAGGTGTCTCCTTCGCGTTTACACGTTGTCGTCAGCCCCATAGAAGCAGCTGATCCGACCTCCGGCTCAGTTAAACCAAAGGCCCCGATTTTTTCCATGGCAATCATCGGTGGAATAAACTCTTCAATCTGCTCCGGTGAACCGCAGTGATAAACTGAATTCATCGCCAGTCCCGCATGCACTCCAAAAAAAGTACATATCGAGACATCAATGCGCGCAATTTCCTCACCAACCATTCCTTCCAACAGATTGCTGCGCTCCTGGCCTCCAAGATTTTTATTATATGTGAGCCCCATGATATTGAGTCTCTTCATTTTTTCGATAATCTGAAAAGGAAACTCCCCTTTCATCCAATACTCAGTGGCGATCGGTTCAATCTCTTCGATCATGAATCTTCGCACACTATCAAGCACTAGCTTTTCGTCGGCATTGAGGTATTCTCGAGTGTCGTAAAAATCCCCATTGATAGGGGGAAATTTGGGCGTTCGGCGTTTTTTGATTTTGCGTGCCTGATCAAGCCACATCAACACTTCATCATCGTCTAAGTCACTTAAAAAAGATAACATCGCCGGTATACTTTTGATAAGATTTAGGTCTTTTTTACTCTTATCCTCAACTTTATCAAAAGCATCTTTCATTTTTCCACTAACTTCGCTCCAAAAACTTTCCATAAATTCCTCCCGGTCTTTATGGTAGGTGCAATGCTAATGCCCAAGTAAAAAGCTAACAAACTTGTCTCACTTTCTGCCTGAATTTACCTGGATTTTGCTTGGTCTTCGAGGTGAAAAAGCGCGTGAAGTAATTGGGGTCATCAAAACCTAATTCAATCGCAATCTCACTCACCGATAAATCGGAATAAGCTAAAAGCCTTTTACTCTCTAAAATGCAGCGCTCTTGAATCAGGTCTCGTACACTCTTTCCAATTATACGATTCACTTTCGCCGTGAGCGCCTTGGGTGTTATCCCCAGTGTTTTTGCATAGAATTCGACACCGTGATGTTTTTTATAAAATTTCTCCACGAGATTGGTGAAGTCCTCACGAAATTTTGAAACCCTGGAAATTTTTTTAGGCTGATCCTGAATGATACGCGAAAACAAGAGCAGCAAAGTTGCAAGATGAAGTCTTAGAAGAATCTCAAAATCTTTTTTCTCTTCTTCGTACTCTGTCAGCATTTTCTGTGCGTGAGTGAAAATCTCTTCACGGGTTGTCCCAGCGACTTCAAAGTAATTCACTGAAGGCATAAGTGCATCGGAGAAAATATTGTAGGCCTCATCACCTGAGAACATCGAAAGCCCTTCAAACTCGATAACGACCCCACAAGTGTCTTTACTCATGGCCCATGAATGAACTTGCGCCGGAAGCATAAAAAAGATTGAACCTTTTTTCACATCATGACGCTCGAAATCAATCTCGTGCCACCCCGATCCTTTCGTAATGACCACCAGGTGAAAAAAATTGTGCTTGTGTGGAAAAGGCACTGCTGGAATCAATCGGTTTTCCAGGCGAGTGACTCTCACCTGTTTGGTTAAACCCGAGACGACTCCAAAGGAGTCCATTGGATGAAGGGTGTCCAGATGATGGTGGTGATCGTGCTTCTTTTTCATAGTTGTCTCCCAGGAGATAGTACCACAAATGGGGCGTTTTGTGCTATTTTTTAAACCTTGAGTCCATAGAGCCTGACTCCCCCTTTTGGTATAATAAAAACACCCAGAGGAGGGTTCAATGAAACGACTATTTATGTGCTTACTCATGCTCGGGTCAGTCTCATCTTTTGCCAAAGATTTTGAATTGATCAAAGAGCACTCTAAAATTGCTTTTGATGTCGACTACATGTTGATGACGAAAGTTGAAGGCCAGTTTAAAGACTACCAGGGCTACTTCACACTCAACAGTGCTGAAAATGACTTATCTAATATCAGAATCACGGTGAATGCTGAAAGTGTCGACACCAATGACGGGAAAAGAGACTTTCACTTAAGAGGTCACGAGTTCTTCTTTACGGCGAATTATCCAGAAATCACTTTTGAGAGTCCGGGACCGATTAAGCTTGAGACAGGTAAAAAGCTAGTGATTGGCGGTTATTTAACAATGAGAGGGATCAAGCGTCCTTTGATTCTTGAAGGTGTCTATAAAGGGAAATTAAAAGACCCATGGGGAAAGGACAACTACTTCTTCACTCTTTCAGGTGAAGTGGATAGAAAAACTTATGGCATCGTCTGGAACAAATCGATGGACAATGGCGGAGTATTGATCGGTGACTCTGTTCGCATTGCCATCACTGTCCAGGCGCAAGTGCTCGGAGAGAAGACTCCTTTTTCAACTCACATGGTTCCAACAACAAAAGGGATTGTGGAGAGAGATCTCCTGCAAAAAGGAAAGATCAAAAAGCTTTCGACATCAACTGACCCGAAAGATCATACTAAAAAAGAAGCTAAAAAATAGTTTCTCTCACTTGAAAAACGGCCGCCTTTCTTATGGCGGCCATGAGTTTAGAAAAATCCTTCCCTGTTACTGTCTCAATTAAAGGAAATTGAAGTTCAATGCTAAGCTCTGAGTTCCCAGTAAAAAAGATGAAAGGTACTTGATGCTTATTTTCTCTTAAGTACAAAAGAAGTTTATCCCCTTTCTCCTCTGGCATGTCATAATCACATAGAACCAGATCAAAACATTGGTCTTTTAATCTTTTTATTCCTTCAGAAGCTGAAGAGGCCATCTGAACTTCCAGAATAAAAAACTCATGCAAAAAATCTTTTAGATTCTCCCTTACTAACCAACTGTCATCAACAACTAAAATTTTCTTCATTTTAATCCGAAATTTTTCTGACAACAATTTCATATTGGCCCGGACCTATATCTGCACGGTAAATCAATGTAGGTAAAGCGGGCTTCGAGGTCTTGCCAAAGGCCAGATAATCAATGGTTGTATTGAAATAATTAGCGACTCTTTCTAGTTGTTCTAAGTTAGGACTACGCCCTTTAAGCCATGTATTGAGAGTGGACTTGGGAACTTGAGTCTCGCGAGCAAGCTCTGCAATAGATAAATTATTTTCTTCCAGAAGTTGTTTTAAATTCTTTATAAGCATAATAAACCCCAGGCAAATATAGTTTATTATCGCATAAAAAAAATGCCTTTTAGCATATGGACACAATCTCGTTCGTTATAGAAATTTTGAACACGAATATGTTCAAAAATGAATACAAATGTGCCCAAAAAAAATGATTTTTAAGAATTAGATGTCAGAAATAACGGAATAATTAACTCCGAAGGAATCGGAGTTGAACTTTTCCAAAGATTTTTAAGCGGAATGTTTTTAGCGACACTTAAAATTTTTCTCAAAGTGCTCATATCGAGTTTTCCCTGGATAAGGTCTGCTGCCGTAACAGTACCGTCGCTTTCCAGAGTGATTTTAATTTTAATCAGCTGATCTTCCTTAATGACTAAAGTAGCCCCTAGTCTGGTTTCAAAGTGTCTTTTGATTTGAGAGAAAAGCACTCCACCATCAAAGTCCCCTGCACCAGTTCCAAATCCCAACCCACTTGCGCCAGGGCCCGTTGCTGCTCCATTGCCCCCTGTTCCTGCTGATGAATGAGCTGAAGCGACTGCTGATACTGAATCAGTCGTTATTGCTTTTTCTGTTGGAGTTACTGTTTTGGTAAAAGATGAAGTTGCTAAAGCTTCTTTCACAGGGCTTTTTGCAGCAGCAGGCGCGCCTGAGGCACGTCTGCTGAAATTGATTCCATCTAAAGAGATTGTTTTCCCATTACCGCGTCCACCAGTAAGCTCCAGCGTTTGCACTGAACCTCTATACAAAGCGGCCGACGCCACTAAAACCACTAGTCCATGAACAGCGATTGAAGCGGTGAAAGCGCGAATGTCTGTAGCGGCGAAAACTTTCATATTCATTACCAGTTGTAAGTTAGTCTTACACCCAACTCTCTCGGAGTGCTTACCTGGTGGTATGTCCCAGGAAAGGCCGTCGATGTTGGAGTCCCATCATAAATTAAATAGTCCTTATCGAACAGATTTTTTGTATAAACTTCAATCCCGTAAGATGAGAAAACATATTCAGCGTTCAGGTCAATGTAATACTGGTTTGGTGCTCTTTTTGTATTTTCAGCATTGGCCCAGCTTTGTCCTAACAAACGTCCTATCACACCAACACTCAGGTTGTCAGTGACTTCTGACTTCCATGAAATAAGTCCGGTGTATTTTGGAGCATTCGGGAACTCTTTACCTGCATAATTCGTACTGCCTGATTTGAAGTTTAAAAACTTCGTTGCCACGTAACCTACGCTCGCTCCTAAATGGTGACGAGAAAGGATCTTTACGCCCCCCTGAACCTCGGCCCCGTATAGCTCTGATGAAGAGGCATTTTTGATAGAAGAGTCATAGGGGTCATTTTGAACGACACGAACTTGAACCTGTTGCTTTTTCCAGTTCGTGTAAAAGATATTTGTTGAAATGTTAAAAGTCTTATCATTGTATTTTTGCGACAGCTCGTAGTTGTGAGTGAGTTCAGGGTCGTAGTTGCTGGCCGTCCCGCGCCTGCGGTTAACACTCACTCCCCCGTTTCTGTAAGCTTGAGAGTATGAAAGACCAAAATCGTTATTGGCATTCAAATGATAGACATAACCAAGTTTTGGCAACGCCATTAGCTTCTTATTTTCATCTCCATGGTCTCCGATAATTCCTGCGACATAGTTGTCGATTGTCGTATTGGACCCACCGTAGTTTCCATTTCTTACTCCGTATAAGAATGTTTTGTATTCATTAACTACATACTCTAAACGAAGCCCAAGATTTAGCGAGTGCTCCTCTGTAAAGTCATAAGTGAAAGAGTCAAACAAACTGTAAACTGTCTTTAAGTTCTTCTGCGCCTGGATAGCATCAATTAATGCGTAATTTGTACCTCCAAGTGGGAACATTACATTGAAGTGATGGTAGTCATTTAATTTGTAATTATGCAGGTTAAACCCAAGTGTATTGCTAATCTTTCCTGACTTATATTGCAGTAGATTTTCAAGAGTCATCATTTGGTCTTTGTAATCTTCTGTTCTGAGTCCTGCGAGGTTGTTTTTAGTCCCGTCGGCATCCGAAGAGACTTCTTGTTTCGACTTGGAAAAGGCCACGATGAGTGTATTTGAGAAATCCTCATTCACTTTTTTGTAATAACGAATAGAGCCTTGGGCATTATGGGCCTTATTTTTATAGTCAATGTCCTCCAAAACTTCGTGTTTGAATGGATCTGTGCCTTGAACGTAGGTTCCACCTGTTGAATTTCTAAACATCTTCAAATCAAAGATCAACTTGTCGTTGTCGCTGATTTGATACAGAAAGCTTGCTCTGGCCGCATCTTTGTTTTTTCTTCCCCATTTATCATTTTTAGTCGTCACATTTTTAATGTATCCGTCAGACGCATCTTTGTTATAAGTGATTCTCGAAGTTAAAATGCCTGGGATGATTTCATTGTTAGTCATCACTGCTACTTCTTTTCTATCAAAACTTCCATAACCTAAACGCAGCTTTCCTTCTCTGAAAAAGGAAGGCTCTTTATGGTTAACCAGGATCGTTCCGGCCAGAGAGTTGATCCCTTGAGTTGTGGCCTGTCCACCTCTGTGGATTTCTATTCCATCCAAGTCCCAAAGATCAAAGACACCTGCGCGGATGGCCAGGTCTGACTGGAAAACATCGTCGATGATCGTAGAAGCTAAGTTATCTTTTTGAACTCCTGTTACTCCTGTGTTGTTAATTCCACGGATGCTGTAAGACTCACCATTTTTATTAATCTGAACATTTGAGACACCATTGAGTGAGTTGATTGAGTTATCAATAGTTCCGGCCTTAAAGTCGTCATTTTTAATAACCGAAATACTAGAAGTTGTTTCGTTGTACTTTTTTTGTTCTTTCGTTCCACGGATCACAATCGAATCCAGCTCCATTGACGTCTGGGCATAAAGAGAAGTTGAAAGAAGAGAGAGCGCGAGAATTGATTTCATAAGGTCCTTTTCAAATTATCTATAGTTCATAAAATTTCTCACCTGATTGTTAATCTGGTAAAAATTTTCATTTAAAATTGTATTTGTCACGACTGCCGATCTCCAGGCCATTAGACTGGTCTGTGGCTCAGAAATCCCGTGCATGTGACGGCTGAAATTTAGAGCAAAAATTTTATTTTCTTTTGGTCCTTCCCATTTAACAGTGAAATCTTTGTTTAATTGAAAACGTCCGTTTTCATCAAACATGATTTTAGTTCTCATCGGCTCAATCATTTTTGGAACCGATACATCAAAACCAGTACACAGGATCACGATGTCGGCCTGGAACTCATCCATCCCATTGGTGAAATGGTTTTCCATAACCATGCGGTAGCGGCCATTCATGTTTTCGACTTTTGAAAGACGTCTGCTCGGACAAATTTCGAAATCCAGGTTATCGCCTTGGACGAAACGACGCTGGTAAAGCTCCTGGTATAACCCTTCCAGGTAATGAGGAGTGTTTCCATCGCTGGCATATTTTTGTGCCTTCACGATTCCTTCTTTTGTATTGAGAGAAACATCGAAGAAGTTTTCGACGTAGGCCGGTGAAAAATACTCGTTTGTAAATGGCGATTCATCTAAAGGAAGAAGCCCCATTCTCCCTGTCACAAGTTTAATACTTTTTGGGCGGGACCATTTATTATTTAGTGCATTTCTAAAGATCTCAACACCCGTCTGCCCTCCACCGATCACTAAAACATCCTTTCCTTCAAGGTTTAAGTTTTTAAGCTCTGGTGATTTAGCGTGGAAGAAGGTTTTTGATAGATGCTCAATCGTGCATTCAGGAACTCTTGGAGTCAGCCCTGTCCCAATGCAGATATTTTTGGCCTTATACGTTACGTTTTTTGCTTGCAGGACAAAACTCTTTCCATCGTAGTCTACGGCCGTAATGGGAGAATCAAACTGCAGTCTCTTTTCCAGTTTTGTCGAAGTCCATTGGCAGTATTGTTCAAATTCTTTTCTGGTTACATTGCTTCTTCCCGTATTCATAAACACATGAAACAGCCCATTTTCTACCAGGTAATTGAGAAATGAATAACGGCTTGTCGGGTCTACAGGAGTCACCAGGTCTTTTAAGTAAGATGTTTGCATATCAGAGTCTGAAAAAAGGATTTCTGAATGCCAGTCAAATGAAGATTTCTGATCAAAGAATTTATAATCTAGTGCTGTTTTATCTAAAATAGCGGCAAGACTTAAATTGAACGGTCCGATTCCTACACCGGCCAGGTCTAATTGCTTATCCATTGATTTCCTCTTTGTGTTTTAAACCCAGGTAAAGTGGATTTAGTAAATCAACTCCCACCATTGGTTTAGGTCTTTCACTTGAGTCCCCGTAACCGATCTTAAAGCGCACTTTGTTCACCAGGACTCGGTGAATCTTTTCATTTAAAAAACTCAACTCTTTTGGAACCGAGTATTCGTTAATATAATTTTCTATAACCTCTGCCAGAATCTGGTAGAAGTTAATTTCTAAAAAACCGTCGCTTTCTTCCATTACTTCAGACACAAAACGCAGCACTGTCACCAAATGCCCTGTTAAAAGGTCGTGGATCAGGTACTCTTTTGGCATTTTATCCAGCTTGGCCGCCAGGTCTTTAAAATCAGCGCGAGTGTTTAGGATTGAGTCGTTTGAAAGTCTTAAGTCGCCCTGGAAGTCTTTTAGGATGATCCCAATCGGAGCGTAGTTACTCATTTTTAGAATAATATTCTGCCCATGTGACACCAGACCCAGTCCGTATTTCACTTGCAGGTGATAAAGAGGAATAATGACAAACTTAAAATACTCTCTCAGCCACTGTTCTTTAGTTAGTTTTGATTTTGCGATATAAGCGCCAATCAACGACTTTTTTTCTAAGTCCTGAAAGAAAAGACTTCCAGTTAAAATCCCTTGCTCGTTTTCGGCCAGCTTAGATGATGTACTCTCTCTCCAGATCGCTCCAAGGTATTCTTTATAACGGTATGGTGAGTTTTTTACCTGAGCGTAGGCTTTATGTTCAAAACTTGCCCCACCTTTTTCAACCAGCACATCAGTGTTCAGTGATTTTAAAAGTTGATCTTCCTGACACAGGCTTAAGATCGAGCGTGAGAGTCTTGCTCCGATCGAAATATAACGAGCAGGAATGCCCCTGATTGCTGAAGTGTTTAAAATCGTCAGCGGAAGCTTGACATCCACTTTCTCAGGACGAGAGATATTTGAAAGTGTCCTGATTGAAATTTGTGGCAGGTACTCATCTCCAAAAAAACCGAGTTCAACCATTTCTCCCTTGGCCAGTGATTCCATATACTGGATTTTCACAAAGCGCTCCCACTGCCACGGATGCAGCGGAAGGAAGATGTATTCATCAAATGAAAGCTTTTTTTCCCAAAGCACTTCAAAAAGGCGATTCATTTCATTTTTATCAAGTGACTCCTCTAAAAGAGAAGTCATTGAATACTGATCATCAAAAGAAAATTCCAGGACATCTTTTTTTATCGCCACCCAGAATAAAGTGACAGGCATTTCACTTTCTGGCGCATAGGTCTGAAGCTCTCTTGCTCCCCAACCAACTCTTCCCTTTGAAAGAAGAATCTTAGGGTGCCCGTTTAAATAGGCCTGGATTTTTTCTCCGCTCCAGTAGCTCATTGCCTGAGCAGAGATATTTTTTTGTTTATTTAAAAGTGCAATGTCCGAGTAAAGACTGTTGTGCATTTCTTCTAAGAAATTCCCCAGGACGATATCATCCATTTCCAGGTCGGCCTGAGCATCGATAAAAAAAGTCGCGGCAGAAATCTCAGCGCTTCCCGTTTTTTTAATCGACTGAGCATCAACTCTCAAGTGATCCCAAATCCCCATCCAGGCAGAAAAAGTGTACTCAGCTCCACTCTGCAGGCGGACGCGGTACTTTCCTTTTTCCATTTCTTCGGCCTTTAGGATCTGCTCATAAGAGAGTTCTCCCAAAGTTTTTGCCAAAAGGTTTAAGTTAACTTGCAGCCAATCGTTCACAGATAATCTCCCATGAAAAAAACTTCTCTTTTGCATTCAAGAAGGGCCGCGCGTTTATGGG contains:
- a CDS encoding acyl-CoA dehydrogenase family protein, which produces MESFWSEVSGKMKDAFDKVEDKSKKDLNLIKSIPAMLSFLSDLDDDEVLMWLDQARKIKKRRTPKFPPINGDFYDTREYLNADEKLVLDSVRRFMIEEIEPIATEYWMKGEFPFQIIEKMKRLNIMGLTYNKNLGGQERSNLLEGMVGEEIARIDVSICTFFGVHAGLAMNSVYHCGSPEQIEEFIPPMIAMEKIGAFGLTEPEVGSAASMGLTTTCKREGDTWTINGEKKWIGNATFADIIIIWAKDEDDHQVKGFIVDRNTNGLETEKIEDKMSLRIVQNAIIRMKNVKVSEERRLQRANSFKDTARVLKMTRAGVAWQAVGCARGAYEHTLDYTMKRRQFDRPIAGFQMTQDLLSQMLSQLTAMQCMVARLSSLQDQGSMSDEQASLAKVFCTVGCRTITSMSRELMGANGILISNKVARFLGDAEALYSYEGTKQINSLVVGRAITGLSAFV
- a CDS encoding AraC family transcriptional regulator, which translates into the protein MKKKHDHHHHLDTLHPMDSFGVVSGLTKQVRVTRLENRLIPAVPFPHKHNFFHLVVITKGSGWHEIDFERHDVKKGSIFFMLPAQVHSWAMSKDTCGVVIEFEGLSMFSGDEAYNIFSDALMPSVNYFEVAGTTREEIFTHAQKMLTEYEEEKKDFEILLRLHLATLLLLFSRIIQDQPKKISRVSKFREDFTNLVEKFYKKHHGVEFYAKTLGITPKALTAKVNRIIGKSVRDLIQERCILESKRLLAYSDLSVSEIAIELGFDDPNYFTRFFTSKTKQNPGKFRQKVRQVC
- a CDS encoding YceI family protein yields the protein MKRLFMCLLMLGSVSSFAKDFELIKEHSKIAFDVDYMLMTKVEGQFKDYQGYFTLNSAENDLSNIRITVNAESVDTNDGKRDFHLRGHEFFFTANYPEITFESPGPIKLETGKKLVIGGYLTMRGIKRPLILEGVYKGKLKDPWGKDNYFFTLSGEVDRKTYGIVWNKSMDNGGVLIGDSVRIAITVQAQVLGEKTPFSTHMVPTTKGIVERDLLQKGKIKKLSTSTDPKDHTKKEAKK
- a CDS encoding response regulator, encoding MKKILVVDDSWLVRENLKDFLHEFFILEVQMASSASEGIKRLKDQCFDLVLCDYDMPEEKGDKLLLYLRENKHQVPFIFFTGNSELSIELQFPLIETVTGKDFSKLMAAIRKAAVFQVRETIF
- a CDS encoding helix-turn-helix domain-containing protein is translated as MLIKNLKQLLEENNLSIAELARETQVPKSTLNTWLKGRSPNLEQLERVANYFNTTIDYLAFGKTSKPALPTLIYRADIGPGQYEIVVRKISD
- a CDS encoding TonB-dependent receptor; translated protein: MKSILALSLLSTSLYAQTSMELDSIVIRGTKEQKKYNETTSSISVIKNDDFKAGTIDNSINSLNGVSNVQINKNGESYSIRGINNTGVTGVQKDNLASTIIDDVFQSDLAIRAGVFDLWDLDGIEIHRGGQATTQGINSLAGTILVNHKEPSFFREGKLRLGYGSFDRKEVAVMTNNEIIPGILTSRITYNKDASDGYIKNVTTKNDKWGRKNKDAARASFLYQISDNDKLIFDLKMFRNSTGGTYVQGTDPFKHEVLEDIDYKNKAHNAQGSIRYYKKVNEDFSNTLIVAFSKSKQEVSSDADGTKNNLAGLRTEDYKDQMMTLENLLQYKSGKISNTLGFNLHNYKLNDYHHFNVMFPLGGTNYALIDAIQAQKNLKTVYSLFDSFTYDFTEEHSLNLGLRLEYVVNEYKTFLYGVRNGNYGGSNTTIDNYVAGIIGDHGDENKKLMALPKLGYVYHLNANNDFGLSYSQAYRNGGVSVNRRRGTASNYDPELTHNYELSQKYNDKTFNISTNIFYTNWKKQQVQVRVVQNDPYDSSIKNASSSELYGAEVQGGVKILSRHHLGASVGYVATKFLNFKSGSTNYAGKEFPNAPKYTGLISWKSEVTDNLSVGVIGRLLGQSWANAENTKRAPNQYYIDLNAEYVFSSYGIEVYTKNLFDKDYLIYDGTPTSTAFPGTYHQVSTPRELGVRLTYNW
- a CDS encoding lysine N(6)-hydroxylase/L-ornithine N(5)-oxygenase family protein codes for the protein MDKQLDLAGVGIGPFNLSLAAILDKTALDYKFFDQKSSFDWHSEILFSDSDMQTSYLKDLVTPVDPTSRYSFLNYLVENGLFHVFMNTGRSNVTRKEFEQYCQWTSTKLEKRLQFDSPITAVDYDGKSFVLQAKNVTYKAKNICIGTGLTPRVPECTIEHLSKTFFHAKSPELKNLNLEGKDVLVIGGGQTGVEIFRNALNNKWSRPKSIKLVTGRMGLLPLDESPFTNEYFSPAYVENFFDVSLNTKEGIVKAQKYASDGNTPHYLEGLYQELYQRRFVQGDNLDFEICPSRRLSKVENMNGRYRMVMENHFTNGMDEFQADIVILCTGFDVSVPKMIEPMRTKIMFDENGRFQLNKDFTVKWEGPKENKIFALNFSRHMHGISEPQTSLMAWRSAVVTNTILNENFYQINNQVRNFMNYR
- a CDS encoding IucA/IucC family protein; this translates as MNDWLQVNLNLLAKTLGELSYEQILKAEEMEKGKYRVRLQSGAEYTFSAWMGIWDHLRVDAQSIKKTGSAEISAATFFIDAQADLEMDDIVLGNFLEEMHNSLYSDIALLNKQKNISAQAMSYWSGEKIQAYLNGHPKILLSKGRVGWGARELQTYAPESEMPVTLFWVAIKKDVLEFSFDDQYSMTSLLEESLDKNEMNRLFEVLWEKKLSFDEYIFLPLHPWQWERFVKIQYMESLAKGEMVELGFFGDEYLPQISIRTLSNISRPEKVDVKLPLTILNTSAIRGIPARYISIGARLSRSILSLCQEDQLLKSLNTDVLVEKGGASFEHKAYAQVKNSPYRYKEYLGAIWRESTSSKLAENEQGILTGSLFFQDLEKKSLIGAYIAKSKLTKEQWLREYFKFVIIPLYHLQVKYGLGLVSHGQNIILKMSNYAPIGIILKDFQGDLRLSNDSILNTRADFKDLAAKLDKMPKEYLIHDLLTGHLVTVLRFVSEVMEESDGFLEINFYQILAEVIENYINEYSVPKELSFLNEKIHRVLVNKVRFKIGYGDSSERPKPMVGVDLLNPLYLGLKHKEEING